In Trichocoleus sp., a single window of DNA contains:
- a CDS encoding alpha/beta hydrolase — MNMLNFRNSIRLLLIVTLFLGTLTLTSLGAIMSTANAQVNKPTIVFIHGAFAESSSWNGVLTKLITKGYPTVAVANPLRGVKSDADYVASALKDINGPIVLVGHSYGGAVITNAVNGNRNVKALVYVAGFAPDAGETAIELSGRYPGSTLGPTLAPPVELPDGGKDLYIQQDKFHAQFAADVPANDAQLMSSTQRPITEAALNEASGVPAWKSTPSWFIYGDRDLNIPPEALSFMANRANSKETVVVNGASHVVMVSHSDAVANLIDRAATAP; from the coding sequence ATGAACATGCTCAACTTCAGGAACAGCATCCGCCTGCTTCTGATTGTCACTCTCTTTTTAGGGACTCTTACCCTCACTTCTCTAGGAGCCATCATGAGTACTGCAAATGCACAAGTCAACAAGCCCACGATCGTGTTCATTCATGGTGCGTTCGCCGAGTCTTCTAGTTGGAACGGTGTATTGACGAAGCTAATCACGAAAGGTTATCCGACTGTTGCTGTGGCTAATCCTCTGCGCGGCGTTAAGAGCGACGCAGATTATGTTGCCAGCGCCCTTAAAGACATCAACGGACCGATCGTGCTGGTTGGACATTCTTACGGAGGCGCGGTGATTACCAATGCCGTCAATGGTAACAGGAACGTGAAAGCACTGGTCTACGTTGCTGGCTTCGCTCCTGATGCGGGCGAGACTGCCATTGAACTCTCAGGACGTTATCCAGGCAGCACACTCGGACCAACACTCGCGCCACCCGTTGAACTGCCCGATGGTGGTAAAGACCTCTACATTCAGCAGGACAAGTTCCACGCCCAGTTTGCTGCGGATGTGCCCGCTAACGACGCGCAACTGATGTCTAGCACCCAGCGCCCGATTACAGAAGCCGCGCTGAACGAAGCCTCCGGTGTGCCCGCATGGAAATCTACTCCGTCCTGGTTTATTTATGGCGATCGCGACTTGAACATTCCTCCAGAGGCACTGTCTTTCATGGCGAACCGTGCTAACTCGAAGGAGACCGTTGTTGTGAATGGCGCGTCCCATGTCGTGATGGTTTCCCATTCAGATGCCGTTGCCAATCTCATCGATCGTGCTGCAACCGCGCCATAG
- a CDS encoding alpha/beta fold hydrolase: protein MSIFVLVHGSWHDGSAWQAVVDHLEAKGHQAFAPTIAGHGKGVNKNVNHAQCTQSIVDYIVGKDLTDIVLLGHSFAGTIIAKVAEAIPSRIRRLIFFDAFVLNDGESLRDSLPPHLQTLLDELVRESNDQMMVIPFEMWREAFLNDADLDLARSSYAQLSLEPYQPWIDKLDLKQFYSLPIPKSYLYCTEDNVLPQGEQWGWHPRMSNRLGLFRLVQMPGSHEVMFSNPIGLAEKMIVAGRD, encoded by the coding sequence ATGTCAATTTTTGTCTTAGTTCATGGCTCGTGGCATGATGGTTCTGCTTGGCAAGCAGTCGTTGATCATCTAGAAGCGAAAGGACATCAGGCTTTTGCTCCCACGATCGCAGGTCATGGTAAAGGTGTAAATAAAAACGTTAACCATGCTCAATGTACACAATCGATCGTCGATTACATTGTTGGCAAAGACTTAACCGATATTGTTCTCTTAGGCCATAGTTTTGCCGGAACAATCATTGCGAAAGTTGCTGAAGCGATTCCCTCGCGCATTCGACGGCTCATCTTCTTTGATGCCTTTGTCCTCAATGATGGTGAAAGCCTCAGAGATAGCCTTCCACCGCATCTTCAAACATTACTCGACGAGCTAGTTAGAGAATCAAACGATCAGATGATGGTTATACCTTTTGAGATGTGGCGAGAAGCGTTTCTCAATGATGCTGACCTCGATTTGGCTCGATCAAGTTACGCACAACTATCCCTTGAACCGTATCAACCGTGGATTGACAAGCTGGACTTGAAGCAGTTTTACTCACTGCCCATTCCTAAAAGTTACCTCTACTGTACAGAAGATAATGTCCTCCCTCAAGGAGAACAGTGGGGTTGGCATCCCAGGATGTCTAACCGCTTGGGGCTATTTCGGCTTGTACAAATGCCCGGTAGTCACGAGGTCATGTTTTCTAACCCGATCGGTTTAGCCGAAAAGATGATTGTGGCAGGGCGCGACTAG
- a CDS encoding GMC family oxidoreductase N-terminal domain-containing protein yields the protein MTTTYRHIPVEVSSLNTPMQAIFDYVVIGAGSAGCVVANRLTEDPNTKVLLLEAGGPDTKPELQVPSVWPTTLLGSEVDWAYLTEGEPYLNNRKILSSRGKVLGGSSSINGMIYIRGNERDYNSWQALGNIGWSYKDVLPYFKKSENQQRGASLFHGVDGPLSITDPLSPAKVSQRFVEAAIAQGYEQNPDFNGVQQEGAGLYQVTVKDGKRQSAAVAFLHPIKDRPNLTIQTGALVTRLLFEGKRAVGVVYVQNGTEYQVRVNSEVILSAGAFDSPKLLMLSGIGPAEHLRASGIPVVLDLPGVGQNLQDHPLAVIAYQSTQDVPLAPSSNGGEAGLFLHTNNDLDAAPNLQFTIVPILYVDPAYAREGPAFTLPFYITRPESRGSVRLRSSSPFDPPLIRVNYLQKESDMQLMVEGLKILRQIVYSDAFNEFRGEEIAPGSSVHSDKAIEDYIRQTCGTAWHPVGTCKMGIDQMAVVDPQLKVRGIEGLRVVDASIMPTMITGNTNASAIMIGEKAADLIKVGTKASMMV from the coding sequence ATGACAACTACATACCGTCACATACCAGTTGAAGTATCAAGTCTTAATACACCAATGCAAGCAATTTTTGATTATGTTGTGATTGGCGCCGGTTCAGCAGGCTGCGTTGTTGCCAACCGTCTTACAGAAGACCCTAATACTAAAGTATTGCTGCTCGAAGCGGGTGGTCCTGATACCAAGCCAGAACTTCAAGTTCCTTCAGTGTGGCCTACTACACTCTTAGGCTCGGAAGTGGACTGGGCATACTTAACTGAAGGGGAACCTTACTTAAATAACCGCAAAATTTTATCTTCACGCGGTAAAGTCTTGGGCGGCAGCAGTTCGATTAATGGCATGATTTATATACGAGGCAATGAACGTGACTACAATAGCTGGCAAGCGTTAGGTAATATTGGTTGGAGTTATAAGGATGTCTTGCCTTACTTCAAGAAATCGGAAAACCAGCAGCGAGGAGCATCGTTATTTCACGGGGTTGATGGACCACTTAGCATCACAGATCCACTCTCTCCTGCAAAAGTGTCGCAACGCTTTGTGGAAGCCGCGATCGCACAGGGCTATGAGCAAAATCCCGACTTTAATGGCGTACAGCAGGAAGGTGCAGGACTTTACCAAGTGACCGTGAAAGATGGCAAGCGCCAAAGTGCAGCAGTGGCATTTCTGCATCCGATTAAAGATCGCCCCAACTTGACCATTCAAACAGGAGCATTGGTGACTCGTTTACTCTTTGAGGGAAAGCGCGCGGTAGGGGTAGTGTATGTTCAAAACGGAACGGAGTATCAAGTTAGGGTCAACTCCGAAGTGATTTTGAGTGCTGGCGCCTTCGATTCTCCTAAACTGCTAATGCTTTCTGGAATTGGACCAGCTGAACATCTGCGGGCTTCCGGCATTCCGGTAGTTCTTGATTTGCCGGGTGTCGGCCAGAATCTTCAAGATCACCCACTTGCTGTTATTGCCTACCAGTCTACTCAGGACGTGCCACTTGCGCCAAGTAGTAATGGGGGAGAGGCTGGGTTATTTCTGCATACCAACAATGATTTAGATGCGGCGCCTAATTTGCAATTTACAATTGTTCCGATTTTATATGTCGATCCTGCCTATGCACGTGAAGGACCGGCATTCACCCTTCCCTTTTACATCACCCGTCCCGAAAGTCGTGGTAGCGTAAGACTACGTTCCTCCTCCCCCTTCGACCCACCGTTGATTCGGGTCAACTATCTTCAAAAAGAATCTGACATGCAACTGATGGTTGAAGGACTTAAAATTTTGCGTCAAATTGTGTACTCCGATGCGTTTAATGAGTTTCGGGGCGAGGAAATTGCTCCAGGGAGTTCCGTGCATAGCGACAAAGCAATTGAAGATTATATTCGGCAAACGTGCGGTACGGCATGGCATCCTGTTGGGACGTGCAAAATGGGTATTGATCAAATGGCGGTTGTCGATCCTCAACTCAAGGTACGGGGGATTGAAGGGTTACGAGTTGTTGATGCATCGATTATGCCAACTATGATCACAGGAAACACAAATGCATCGGCAATTATGATTGGAGAAAAGGCTGCCGATTTGATAAAAGTTGGAACAAAAGCCTCAATGATGGTGTAA